The following proteins are encoded in a genomic region of Nitrospiraceae bacterium:
- a CDS encoding HEAT repeat domain-containing protein, whose amino-acid sequence MTHTLDDLLEALEDVDDATREEAAKTLAELGDPKSLEALVSACSDDYWSVRAHAGLGVAKIGGPKALEAVIALFNDPIMEVRNQAVDAAVRMEPAVLDRMIAVMKDDRWRVREHAAKTCGELKDRKAVEALIVACRDRDGAVKSAAAEALGKIGDSAAVPALIKLFRDSSKIVRETAGTALVYIGQASVDPLIETLKDKDFVVRCHAARALGGMTTDYQIGRTWVREPRVVDALIAMLKDPDRAVREDATIALGQIGDPRAIDALIEAMKDGAVKRHAIASLGMIGDARALPPVLNALKGKGIRQDGTPTPGCIVSEDAFIKEAAATALGQFRDPRVIPDLIMLLKDGVLREKAAAALAVIGDAAIEPLISFLYDPKASEIGAEGERVLSYASVRLTAKDALRQLVLETLEKLGWTLPPEDYTADSSQADNLRVDRPLGETGRFGPSGDLAR is encoded by the coding sequence ATGACACACACGCTCGACGATTTACTGGAAGCGTTGGAAGACGTCGATGATGCCACCCGCGAGGAAGCAGCAAAGACGTTGGCTGAGCTCGGCGATCCGAAGAGTCTCGAGGCACTGGTCAGCGCCTGTAGCGATGACTATTGGTCGGTGCGGGCCCATGCCGGATTAGGTGTGGCCAAGATCGGTGGACCCAAGGCCTTGGAGGCCGTGATCGCGTTGTTCAACGATCCGATCATGGAAGTTCGCAACCAAGCCGTCGACGCCGCCGTCAGGATGGAGCCTGCGGTCCTCGATCGCATGATCGCAGTGATGAAAGACGACCGGTGGCGAGTCCGGGAACATGCGGCAAAGACGTGCGGCGAACTCAAGGACCGGAAGGCCGTTGAGGCATTAATCGTCGCCTGCCGTGATCGTGATGGAGCGGTGAAGAGCGCGGCGGCTGAGGCCCTAGGCAAGATCGGTGATTCCGCCGCTGTGCCGGCCTTGATCAAACTCTTCCGTGATTCATCCAAGATTGTGCGCGAGACGGCCGGCACGGCCCTCGTCTATATCGGCCAGGCGTCGGTGGATCCGCTGATCGAGACATTGAAAGACAAAGACTTCGTCGTGCGATGTCACGCGGCGCGAGCCCTTGGCGGGATGACGACTGACTATCAAATCGGCCGCACATGGGTGCGCGAACCGAGGGTGGTCGATGCGCTCATTGCGATGCTCAAAGATCCGGATCGTGCTGTTCGGGAAGACGCGACGATTGCGTTGGGGCAAATCGGCGATCCGCGAGCGATTGATGCGCTCATCGAAGCCATGAAAGACGGCGCGGTCAAACGGCATGCGATCGCCTCGCTGGGCATGATCGGCGATGCTCGTGCGTTGCCGCCCGTGCTCAATGCGTTAAAAGGGAAGGGGATCAGGCAGGATGGCACGCCGACGCCCGGGTGCATCGTCAGCGAGGATGCGTTCATCAAGGAAGCGGCGGCGACGGCGCTCGGTCAATTCCGCGATCCGCGAGTGATTCCCGACTTGATCATGCTGTTGAAAGATGGTGTCTTGCGAGAAAAAGCGGCGGCGGCTCTGGCAGTCATCGGTGATGCGGCGATTGAGCCGTTGATCTCGTTTCTCTACGATCCCAAAGCCTCGGAGATCGGTGCGGAAGGTGAGCGAGTCCTCTCCTATGCCTCGGTCCGTTTAACGGCCAAGGATGCGTTGAGACAGTTGGTCCTTGAAACACTGGAGAAACTCGGGTGGACTCTGCCGCCGGAGGATTACACGGCAGACTCCAGCCAGGCCGACAATCTCCGTGTCGATCGCCCGCTGGGCGAGACCGGTCGCTTTGGTCCGTCAGGCGATTTGGCTCGATGA
- a CDS encoding DUF4177 domain-containing protein, producing MAITTLFMQWPPIPAKAQEPKRFQYKIVEVLRDTQNMQTILNEYGASGWELVVVSMGDMTEPRLIFKK from the coding sequence GTGGCTATAACAACTCTCTTTATGCAATGGCCTCCCATCCCGGCCAAGGCCCAAGAACCGAAACGGTTTCAGTACAAGATCGTGGAAGTATTACGGGACACGCAGAACATGCAGACGATCTTAAACGAATATGGAGCGAGTGGATGGGAGTTGGTGGTGGTGTCGATGGGGGACATGACGGAGCCAAGGTTGATCTTTAAGAAATAA
- a CDS encoding HEAT repeat domain-containing protein codes for MADEAPAKLIQIGPKGGLKKDGFNLVTERVVAVNPEAKQLEVELLAYDGKTVLLDVAEEALEDLKQIKVGDGATIRVVEEGGRRIAKSFKIRAKDPNAAKADAMLLDLKDPHWLNRKYAAEILGELKETRAVEPLVEALTDDVGDVRQRAYDSLIKIGGSAVPSLVPLLVSEEDELRQSVTEIIRKIGKPAVEPLATALAEADDRLKTRIMKVLDRMGYKPKPKDEVKAEIPRLT; via the coding sequence ATGGCGGACGAAGCTCCAGCGAAACTCATTCAAATTGGTCCCAAGGGGGGCCTCAAGAAGGACGGATTCAACTTGGTGACGGAACGGGTTGTGGCCGTCAATCCTGAGGCGAAGCAACTCGAGGTCGAACTGTTGGCCTACGACGGGAAAACCGTTCTGTTGGATGTCGCTGAAGAAGCGCTTGAAGATCTGAAACAGATCAAAGTGGGAGATGGTGCGACGATCCGCGTCGTGGAGGAAGGCGGGCGCCGGATTGCAAAAAGCTTCAAGATCCGTGCGAAGGACCCCAACGCCGCCAAGGCCGACGCCATGCTGTTGGATCTCAAGGATCCCCATTGGCTCAATCGGAAATATGCGGCGGAAATCCTTGGTGAACTCAAAGAAACGCGCGCCGTAGAACCGTTGGTCGAGGCGTTGACGGATGATGTGGGCGACGTCCGGCAGCGGGCCTACGATTCCTTGATCAAGATCGGTGGTTCAGCAGTCCCGTCTCTCGTACCACTGTTGGTGTCAGAGGAAGATGAACTGCGACAATCTGTCACCGAAATTATCCGGAAAATCGGAAAGCCCGCGGTCGAACCCCTCGCCACCGCTCTTGCCGAAGCCGACGATCGGCTGAAAACGCGGATCATGAAAGTATTGGATCGAATGGGGTACAAACCAAAGCCGAAGGATGAGGTAAAGGCGGAAATTCCGAGACTGACCTAA
- a CDS encoding HEAT repeat domain-containing protein, translated as MSKESIETLVGELVHEEDWRRMRATAACLSGGPRAVHALVHAVETGVPALKVEAAAMLARVKDPQAGVPLVKLLRETDEQVQRAGASALEQMAGVLDRDTASALVSLLYEAKDERVRTVTSQLLGAIPNAVPSLCEMLKHHDPEAQVLAATMLEQLLDPRSADAFIDAMGQLAVRETAVRTLKKLGAIRECIDQRFNALRDVEGASEREEARMATVIELLNIGRPSVEILIEYLEDDDWLVREAAADLLGKIGDVRAVGPLMKRLEVDKDTGVKELALKSLGLIGDARPAELYIEAIPIRPLRVYAMEALAKVKDVDVLRPHRDLFERLRTDRDGLVAYNAGLIADKLAALDGEQTASQEGSHHDE; from the coding sequence ATGTCGAAAGAAAGCATCGAGACGCTGGTCGGCGAGTTGGTCCATGAAGAAGACTGGCGGCGGATGCGGGCCACAGCTGCCTGCTTGTCTGGTGGGCCGCGGGCGGTCCACGCTCTCGTGCATGCGGTGGAAACAGGTGTTCCAGCCCTGAAGGTAGAGGCGGCCGCCATGTTGGCGCGCGTGAAGGATCCGCAGGCCGGGGTGCCGTTGGTCAAGTTACTCCGCGAAACCGACGAACAGGTTCAGCGAGCCGGTGCGTCGGCATTGGAGCAAATGGCGGGAGTGTTGGACCGAGACACTGCGTCGGCACTGGTGTCCTTGTTGTATGAAGCAAAGGACGAGCGGGTGCGGACGGTGACCTCACAGTTATTAGGAGCGATTCCCAATGCGGTCCCCTCACTGTGTGAGATGCTGAAACACCACGACCCGGAGGCGCAGGTCTTGGCGGCCACGATGCTCGAACAACTCCTCGATCCCCGTTCCGCGGATGCGTTCATCGACGCGATGGGACAGCTGGCGGTGCGCGAGACGGCCGTGCGCACGCTCAAGAAATTGGGAGCCATTCGCGAATGTATCGATCAACGGTTCAACGCTCTGCGCGATGTCGAAGGAGCCAGCGAACGGGAGGAAGCCCGCATGGCGACGGTGATCGAGCTCCTCAACATCGGTCGGCCCAGCGTCGAAATTTTGATCGAGTATCTTGAAGACGACGATTGGCTGGTGCGCGAAGCGGCGGCTGATTTGCTGGGGAAAATCGGCGACGTCCGCGCCGTCGGTCCTCTGATGAAACGGCTGGAAGTCGACAAGGATACCGGGGTTAAAGAATTAGCCTTAAAGTCGCTGGGACTGATCGGGGATGCTCGGCCGGCTGAATTATACATTGAGGCGATTCCCATCCGTCCGCTCCGGGTCTATGCCATGGAGGCGCTCGCGAAGGTGAAGGATGTGGATGTTCTCCGCCCGCATCGGGACCTCTTCGAACGGCTGAGGACCGACCGTGACGGTTTGGTGGCGTATAATGCCGGCTTGATTGCCGATAAACTCGCAGCCCTCGACGGAGAGCAGACGGCGAGTCAGGAAGGATCGCACCACGATGAATGA
- the polA gene encoding DNA polymerase I: MSASSKPKTLYLIDGSAYIYRAFFALPALNNSKGLQTNAVYGFTTMLLKILRERQPDSLVVAFDEKGPTLRHQEFKEYKAQRPPMPEGMSAQIPYIHRVVEALNIPAVRQAGYEADDLIGTLARKAEQAGYDVVIVTGDKDMFQLLTNHVRIYDPVKDKWVSEAECQERFGVEPARVVEVMGLMGDSTDNIPGVKGIGEKTAMKLIAQFGTIDELLRRVDEVTPSRTKTMLREQADNARLSRRLATIDVDSPVEFDAAALHVKPPHTEQLTDLLRELEFTTLLKSFQSASEPAQQQGLKTELIQDEPSAKQFVQGLPQDGALGLCCLCSGGPGAQATVQGIALSGGEKTAFVPLDVQTLMRPITALLHETSRTKVVHDLKATLLAFHRIGLTLAGPYLDTMVADYLLNPNRRDHQLETIAMEVLGHRLSAGKQERATPQSLFEEDRGSREQAAEAASVLARLAPAMTERLSEQGSLKLFTEVEMPLILVLAEIERNGFLLDVEVLHALSKELERELDRIMESIAGLAGGEFNINSPKQLATVLFEMLGLKPLRKTKTGYSTDEDTLTQLATQHDLPAQILNYRSLSKLKSTYVDALPELVNPETKRLHTSLNQTVAATGRLSSTEPNLQNIPVKGDYGLRIREAFIAPKGHTLLCADYSQIEPRILAHLSQDPRLIDVFEKGEDIHMATAMEIFSVPSRQVTKEMRRAAKTVVFGIVYGISPFGLSQNIGVSQAEAKKYIDTFFERFASVRALMDRNIAEGKTKGYTTTILGRRRPIPELQSGDPVQRGFGERMAVNSPIQGSAADLIKVSMINVNQRLHHELPHTKMILQVHDELIFEVPEKEVEEAKQLVKNEMEATGKKLGLSVPLKVDLGVGTNWRVAHP; the protein is encoded by the coding sequence ATGTCCGCTTCCTCAAAACCCAAGACGCTCTACCTGATCGACGGGAGCGCCTACATCTACCGTGCCTTTTTTGCCCTGCCGGCTCTGAACAATTCCAAAGGCCTCCAGACCAACGCGGTGTACGGGTTCACTACGATGCTGCTCAAGATTCTTCGCGAACGGCAACCGGACAGTCTCGTCGTCGCGTTTGATGAGAAAGGGCCGACGCTCCGCCACCAGGAATTCAAAGAGTACAAAGCCCAGCGGCCGCCTATGCCGGAGGGGATGAGCGCCCAAATCCCCTATATCCACCGTGTGGTCGAAGCGTTGAATATTCCCGCGGTTCGCCAAGCGGGGTATGAAGCGGATGATCTCATCGGCACGCTGGCACGCAAGGCGGAGCAGGCCGGGTACGACGTCGTCATCGTGACCGGCGACAAAGACATGTTTCAGCTCCTCACAAATCACGTTCGTATCTACGATCCCGTAAAAGACAAGTGGGTCAGTGAAGCCGAATGCCAAGAGCGATTCGGCGTCGAGCCGGCGCGGGTGGTGGAAGTCATGGGCTTGATGGGCGACAGCACCGACAACATTCCCGGGGTGAAGGGAATCGGTGAAAAGACGGCAATGAAACTCATCGCGCAGTTCGGCACGATCGACGAACTCCTGCGCCGCGTGGACGAAGTGACGCCGTCACGGACGAAAACGATGTTGAGGGAACAGGCGGACAACGCGCGGCTCAGCCGCAGGCTCGCCACGATCGATGTCGACAGCCCCGTGGAATTCGATGCAGCGGCACTCCACGTCAAACCGCCGCATACGGAGCAACTCACGGACCTCCTGCGCGAGTTGGAGTTCACGACGCTCCTCAAGTCGTTTCAGTCCGCCTCTGAACCAGCTCAGCAACAAGGCCTCAAGACGGAACTGATTCAGGATGAACCGTCCGCCAAACAATTCGTGCAGGGGTTGCCGCAAGACGGGGCCTTGGGTCTGTGCTGCCTCTGCTCCGGCGGACCTGGCGCACAGGCGACCGTGCAAGGCATCGCGCTTTCGGGAGGGGAAAAGACTGCGTTCGTTCCGCTCGACGTCCAGACATTGATGAGGCCCATTACGGCGCTCCTCCACGAGACATCGAGAACCAAGGTGGTGCATGACCTCAAAGCGACGTTGCTGGCCTTTCACCGGATCGGGCTGACGCTCGCTGGTCCCTACCTGGATACGATGGTGGCGGACTATCTGCTCAATCCCAATCGTCGCGACCATCAGCTCGAAACAATCGCGATGGAAGTACTGGGTCATCGCTTGAGCGCGGGGAAACAGGAACGAGCTACGCCGCAATCCCTCTTCGAAGAAGATCGTGGCTCGCGTGAGCAGGCGGCGGAAGCTGCATCGGTGCTGGCCAGGCTCGCCCCGGCCATGACGGAGCGACTCTCGGAGCAAGGCAGCCTAAAACTCTTTACCGAGGTTGAGATGCCGTTGATACTGGTCCTGGCTGAGATCGAGCGGAATGGGTTCCTGCTCGACGTGGAAGTCTTACACGCTCTCAGCAAGGAATTGGAGCGGGAACTCGACCGGATCATGGAGTCGATCGCGGGGTTGGCGGGAGGCGAGTTCAACATCAACTCACCCAAGCAACTCGCAACGGTGTTATTCGAGATGCTGGGGCTCAAGCCGCTGCGCAAAACCAAGACCGGCTACTCGACGGATGAAGACACGCTCACACAACTGGCGACCCAGCACGACCTGCCGGCGCAGATTCTGAATTACCGGAGCCTCAGCAAGCTCAAGTCTACCTATGTGGATGCGCTGCCTGAGTTGGTCAACCCTGAAACGAAGCGACTGCACACTTCGCTCAACCAAACCGTCGCGGCAACCGGCCGGCTCTCGTCGACCGAGCCCAATCTGCAAAACATCCCGGTGAAGGGAGATTATGGCCTGCGCATCCGCGAGGCCTTCATCGCACCGAAGGGCCATACATTGCTCTGCGCGGACTACAGTCAGATCGAGCCGCGCATCCTGGCGCACCTGTCGCAGGATCCGCGCCTGATTGACGTCTTCGAAAAAGGCGAAGACATCCACATGGCCACCGCAATGGAGATCTTCAGTGTTCCGTCGAGGCAGGTTACCAAAGAAATGCGGCGCGCGGCCAAAACGGTGGTCTTCGGAATCGTCTACGGGATCAGCCCGTTCGGACTCTCGCAAAACATCGGCGTGTCCCAGGCGGAAGCCAAGAAGTACATCGATACGTTCTTCGAACGATTTGCCTCGGTCCGCGCACTCATGGATCGGAACATCGCCGAGGGAAAGACGAAGGGCTACACGACGACGATTCTCGGCCGCCGCCGTCCGATTCCGGAATTACAGAGCGGCGATCCGGTGCAGCGCGGGTTCGGCGAGCGGATGGCGGTCAACAGCCCGATCCAGGGCTCCGCAGCGGATTTGATCAAGGTGTCGATGATCAACGTGAATCAGCGATTGCACCACGAACTGCCGCACACGAAGATGATTCTCCAGGTCCATGACGAATTGATTTTCGAAGTGCCGGAGAAGGAAGTGGAGGAAGCGAAGCAGTTGGTGAAGAATGAGATGGAGGCAACAGGCAAAAAACTGGGGCTCTCGGTGCCGCTGAAGGTCGATCTCGGCGTCGGGACAAATTGGAGAGTGGCTCATCCATAA
- a CDS encoding dienelactone hydrolase family protein: protein MRDNGQDSGHVPGSIQAIGLTRRGFVVSTLAAGFALAVRPVWAETIVTDSTGLTAGEVMIPTDDDSIPAYRAMPSQGRSFPVVLVVQEIFGVHEHIKDVCRRFARLGYLAVAPELYARQGDVSKLSDIDEIRKVVAKVSDAQVMADLDATVAWVKTSGEGNIEKLGITGFCWGGRIVWLYAAHSAQLKAGVAWYGLLVGKASELQPKHPIDVAASLKTPVLGLYGGNDQGIPLDTVEQMQQALKAADSPSQIIVYPDTPHAFHADYRPSYRKEQAQDGWNRLQAWFKQYGAA, encoded by the coding sequence ATGAGGGATAACGGACAAGATAGCGGGCATGTGCCTGGCTCGATTCAGGCGATTGGACTGACAAGGCGCGGGTTCGTGGTCTCGACGCTGGCAGCCGGCTTCGCTCTGGCTGTACGACCGGTCTGGGCCGAGACGATCGTCACGGATTCGACAGGCCTGACGGCCGGTGAAGTGATGATCCCAACCGATGACGACAGTATTCCAGCCTACCGGGCCATGCCATCGCAAGGACGTTCGTTTCCGGTCGTGCTGGTCGTTCAGGAAATCTTCGGCGTCCACGAGCACATCAAAGACGTGTGTCGCCGGTTCGCCAGGTTGGGGTACTTGGCCGTCGCACCGGAGCTCTATGCGCGGCAGGGCGATGTCTCGAAGCTGTCTGATATCGACGAAATCCGCAAAGTCGTCGCCAAGGTATCAGATGCGCAAGTGATGGCAGATCTCGATGCAACTGTGGCATGGGTCAAGACATCCGGGGAGGGCAATATCGAGAAGCTCGGTATCACGGGATTTTGCTGGGGTGGGCGGATTGTCTGGCTCTATGCCGCTCACAGTGCCCAACTGAAGGCCGGCGTCGCCTGGTATGGACTGCTGGTCGGCAAGGCGAGCGAGCTCCAACCCAAGCACCCGATAGACGTAGCCGCCAGCCTGAAAACACCAGTCCTCGGTCTTTACGGCGGAAACGATCAAGGCATTCCGCTTGATACGGTAGAGCAAATGCAGCAGGCGCTGAAAGCAGCCGATAGTCCGTCTCAAATCATCGTCTATCCGGACACGCCGCACGCCTTCCACGCCGATTACCGACCGAGCTATCGAAAAGAGCAGGCGCAGGACGGATGGAACCGCCTGCAGGCTTGGTTTAAACAGTACGGCGCGGCGTAA
- a CDS encoding HEAT repeat domain-containing protein, translating to MGDAVAEQIAALQDEDWAIREDAATALGALRDPRAVGPLVTLLRDSDRAVREAAIGALTVLGESAVTALANCLNDRDLSIQEAASAALAVIADARVAAPLITALNSPDWIVRMHAAKALGRIKPLESIEPLIPLLQDKVKAVREEASAALAAIGDAAIPSLLNALTHSEWLVRLHAVEALGKTRSASAVEPLLSALFNDRDAAIREDAVRALGQIGDARAVDFLFVVIKEPGLRPLAVESLGQIGDRRAVPVLINVLNGVDRPEVSRAVDGCGDHWDEEMVAKGAAARALGVIGDEAAVPTLLDAMRHTVTRADAAAALVRFGNVVIAPLLTMLAQEADDNLRYHVKDTLTKVGWRPGRV from the coding sequence ATGGGAGACGCGGTTGCCGAACAGATTGCGGCGCTCCAGGATGAGGACTGGGCGATCCGGGAGGATGCCGCGACCGCACTCGGTGCCCTTCGCGATCCCCGGGCCGTGGGACCGCTGGTCACGCTCCTGCGCGATTCCGACCGGGCAGTACGCGAGGCGGCAATCGGCGCTCTAACAGTTCTGGGCGAGTCGGCGGTGACAGCCCTGGCGAACTGTCTCAACGATCGTGACCTGTCTATCCAGGAAGCGGCATCAGCGGCCTTGGCTGTCATTGCCGATGCGCGCGTGGCGGCTCCGTTAATCACGGCACTCAACAGCCCTGACTGGATCGTTCGCATGCATGCGGCGAAGGCCCTGGGACGCATCAAACCCCTCGAATCTATTGAACCATTGATTCCGTTACTCCAAGATAAGGTCAAGGCGGTTCGCGAGGAGGCGTCTGCAGCGCTGGCGGCGATCGGCGATGCTGCGATCCCCTCTCTCTTGAATGCGCTGACTCATTCCGAGTGGCTTGTGCGGCTCCATGCCGTGGAAGCCTTGGGGAAGACACGATCAGCGTCGGCAGTCGAACCGTTATTATCGGCACTTTTCAACGATCGCGATGCAGCTATCCGCGAAGACGCAGTCCGCGCGCTTGGTCAGATCGGGGATGCCAGAGCTGTCGATTTTTTGTTTGTGGTCATCAAAGAGCCGGGCTTGCGGCCGCTCGCCGTGGAATCTCTCGGGCAGATCGGCGATCGACGCGCAGTTCCGGTCCTGATCAATGTGCTGAACGGCGTCGATCGACCGGAAGTTTCCCGGGCAGTCGATGGCTGTGGAGATCATTGGGATGAAGAAATGGTCGCCAAGGGTGCAGCAGCCCGAGCATTAGGCGTGATAGGGGATGAAGCAGCAGTGCCGACACTGCTCGATGCCATGCGTCATACGGTCACTCGCGCGGATGCGGCTGCGGCACTGGTGCGATTCGGCAATGTCGTGATCGCACCGTTGCTGACGATGTTAGCGCAGGAAGCGGATGACAATCTTCGGTACCACGTCAAGGACACGTTGACAAAGGTGGGCTGGCGGCCTGGTCGTGTCTGA
- a CDS encoding HEAT repeat domain-containing protein gives MNDETRADRIEQLISALRDDNEALRDHAIASLGQIGEEAVPQLIGLMADEDMLIREAATSAVVRIGPSVVDPLIEALTDDEWAVREQAASGLGKLKDPRGVDPLVVALRDKDGAVRTAAVWALERIGDSRAVPGLIEALTDSTLREDVARVLKKIGDTRAVDALIDGLMGNNWMVRRHAAEALGKIGDQRGIPPLIESLKDEDWLVRRNAAESLARLGAKQAIDPLLPLLEDENTMVQETVEGVLASLGWKAK, from the coding sequence ATGAATGACGAGACCCGGGCGGATCGCATCGAACAGTTGATTTCGGCCTTGCGCGACGACAACGAGGCACTCCGCGACCATGCCATTGCCAGTCTCGGACAAATCGGTGAGGAAGCTGTGCCTCAGCTCATCGGCCTGATGGCGGACGAGGATATGTTGATTCGAGAAGCGGCGACGAGTGCCGTCGTCCGAATCGGGCCTTCGGTAGTCGATCCATTGATCGAGGCCCTCACAGATGACGAATGGGCCGTTCGTGAACAAGCGGCATCGGGACTAGGAAAGCTCAAGGACCCGCGTGGGGTGGATCCGTTGGTTGTGGCGCTGAGGGATAAAGACGGAGCGGTGAGGACCGCCGCTGTGTGGGCGCTCGAGCGGATCGGCGACTCCCGTGCCGTACCGGGGTTGATCGAGGCCCTGACCGACAGTACATTACGTGAGGATGTCGCGAGGGTGCTGAAAAAAATCGGTGACACGAGGGCGGTGGACGCGTTAATCGACGGCTTGATGGGTAACAATTGGATGGTGCGGCGGCATGCAGCAGAGGCATTGGGTAAGATTGGCGATCAACGGGGGATCCCGCCGTTGATCGAATCGCTCAAGGACGAGGACTGGCTGGTGCGTCGAAACGCGGCGGAGTCGCTTGCGCGATTGGGCGCGAAGCAGGCGATCGATCCATTGCTTCCGTTGCTAGAAGACGAAAACACGATGGTGCAGGAGACGGTCGAAGGGGTGTTGGCAAGTTTGGGGTGGAAAGCAAAGTAA
- a CDS encoding alkaline phosphatase family protein → MAAILPVLLVFLCPGTSLNVALAVAPASHETSTTSPADYVMLFVLEGFGQDSLKGGTMPTMSRLIKQGAVTWSATGVKPALRLPTMVSLITGMPVDKHGVSWNTFDFSRGYPRAPSVFDYLDLSGGRDSAIFLMDESLYQIARPEPYTDYQMCGPLKPECNPDRIVSYIRAYFKKAASGEGYGHAIQSLPHFLIVHLPEAGRVGVAHGWGSKEYRQALKTVDNAMASVLDIYKEQGMLKRTTVFVTSLSAEGKDAGGEQADGTVPLLPWIASGIGIKHGYAIHQPVSILDTGATVMRTLGLETHTEWESHAIEEIFQTASAAPISPSTKQ, encoded by the coding sequence ATGGCGGCTATCCTCCCGGTGTTGCTTGTCTTTTTGTGCCCAGGCACCTCGCTCAATGTCGCCCTCGCAGTTGCCCCGGCCTCTCATGAGACCTCCACGACGAGCCCGGCCGACTACGTCATGCTGTTCGTGCTCGAAGGGTTCGGACAGGATTCTCTCAAGGGCGGCACCATGCCGACGATGAGTCGTCTGATCAAGCAGGGGGCTGTGACATGGTCGGCCACGGGAGTCAAACCGGCGTTGCGACTCCCGACCATGGTGTCGTTGATCACCGGAATGCCGGTCGATAAGCACGGAGTTTCCTGGAACACCTTCGACTTCAGCCGAGGCTATCCACGGGCTCCCAGCGTCTTTGATTACCTCGATTTGAGCGGCGGGCGCGACAGCGCCATCTTTTTGATGGACGAATCTCTGTATCAGATCGCCCGACCGGAACCCTACACCGATTATCAAATGTGTGGCCCCTTGAAGCCGGAGTGCAATCCGGACCGGATCGTCTCCTACATCCGAGCCTATTTCAAGAAAGCCGCGAGCGGCGAAGGATACGGTCACGCGATCCAATCGCTCCCGCACTTTCTCATCGTGCATCTGCCCGAGGCGGGACGAGTGGGTGTTGCCCATGGGTGGGGATCCAAGGAATACCGACAAGCCTTGAAGACCGTGGACAATGCCATGGCGTCGGTGTTGGATATTTACAAAGAACAGGGCATGCTGAAACGCACGACGGTGTTTGTGACCTCCTTGAGCGCGGAAGGCAAAGACGCCGGCGGAGAACAGGCTGACGGCACGGTTCCACTGCTTCCCTGGATTGCTTCAGGCATAGGGATCAAGCATGGGTATGCGATTCACCAACCGGTTTCGATTTTGGATACAGGGGCTACGGTGATGCGGACGTTGGGGCTGGAGACCCATACGGAGTGGGAAAGTCATGCCATTGAAGAAATCTTTCAAACAGCCTCTGCGGCTCCAATCTCGCCATCTACAAAACAGTAA
- a CDS encoding LPP20 family lipoprotein: MNRVIRLVSICCSMTGILGVMPATTSAEDGAPAVRQHAEQPFQEMKQSERGGKAPVGAKGGATIAETSSHYSPDQYLIGKGQGDLSKGKNVCQRVSELSARTDLAKQIRVMVKEHMVDRVRQQADGKESEQDIELTREEIVQEYLQGVKIVDRQVDEANNTCSASAVMPKSQIQPKPAPDQPEPISTILH; encoded by the coding sequence ATGAACCGGGTGATCCGACTGGTGAGCATCTGCTGCAGCATGACAGGAATACTTGGTGTGATGCCGGCCACGACATCAGCTGAGGACGGAGCCCCGGCCGTTCGCCAACATGCCGAACAGCCGTTTCAGGAGATGAAACAGAGCGAGCGAGGCGGGAAGGCGCCTGTCGGTGCAAAGGGGGGGGCGACCATCGCCGAGACCAGCAGCCACTACTCCCCCGACCAATACTTGATCGGCAAGGGTCAGGGAGATCTCTCAAAGGGCAAGAACGTCTGCCAGCGGGTGTCGGAGTTGTCAGCTCGGACGGATCTGGCAAAGCAGATCCGCGTGATGGTGAAGGAACATATGGTCGATCGTGTGCGGCAGCAGGCCGATGGGAAAGAATCCGAACAGGACATCGAACTCACTCGCGAAGAAATCGTCCAGGAATATCTGCAGGGCGTCAAGATCGTCGATCGCCAGGTCGATGAAGCAAACAACACCTGCAGCGCCTCGGCTGTCATGCCGAAGAGTCAAATCCAGCCGAAGCCGGCCCCGGACCAGCCCGAACCGATTTCTACAATCCTCCACTAA